The Gemmatimonadaceae bacterium genome contains the following window.
CGCTTCGGTGTCGGCGTGGTTGGCGCGGCAGCCGAACGTGCGCAGGTAAACCCTCACGGGACAGCCGGCCCGGATCCCGGCGGGAGGAGTGCGGGCGCGGGAGGATGCACGGGAAGGGTGAAGTGGAAGGCGCTGCCCTGGCCCGCTCCACCGCTCCGTACCCAGATCCTGCCGCCGTGCGCGCCCACCACCAGCTTGCAGAAGGCAAGGCCGAGCCCCGACCCGCCGAGGTGCGGCGCGTTAGGGCTGTGCACCTGTTCGAACTTGCGGAAGATGATGTCCTGATACTCGGGCGGGATACCTGGACCGTTATCGGCCACGGTGAACAGGATGCCGTCGCCCTCCCGCCGCGCCGTGAGCTGAATGGCCACGGCGGTGGCGGAGTGGGTGACGGCGTTCTGCACGAGGTTGCCGAACACGCGGCGGAGAAGTGCCTTGTCGGCTTCGATCACCGGCGCGTCGTCGGTCACGTCCACCGTTGCGGTGGCGCCGGCCTGCCGCAGTCGGGTGGCCCACTCGTAGACGACTTCGTTGAGTATCGCCGCGGGTGCGATCGGCTCGAGCTTGAGCGCCACCGTCGTTTCTTCGATCCGCCGGATCTCGAGCAGGTCCTCGATGAGCGAGAGCAGATCCTCGGCCTTGCCCTCGGCCTCGACGAGGGCGCTCCGCTGCGGCTCGAGCAGCGAGCCGAAGTCCTCGTCGAGGAGCATCTCCAGCGTGGCCAGGACGGCGGTGAGCGGCGACTTGAGGTCGTGTACGATCATCTTCATAAGATCGTCGCGCAGTTTCTCGAGCTCGCGCAGCTTGCGCGAACTCTCCTCCAGCGCGTCCATGGCGCTTTTGAGCCGCAGTAGACTGCGCACGCGCGCACCGAGCACCAGGCGATTGTGCGGCTTGGTGAGAAAATCGTCCCCGCCGGCCTCGATCCCCTTCACGCGGTCGGTCGTGTCGTTGAGCGCCGTGACGAAGATGACGGGCACGCGAGCGGTGCGCGGATCGCGCTTGATGCGCCGGCAAACCTCGAACCCGGTGTCGCGGTCGTCGCAGCCGAGATCGCCGGCCGGCATCGCGACGTCGAGAATGCACAGATCCGGGTGATGAGCGAACGCGGCGGCAAGCGCCCCAGGCCCGTCGGTGGCGGCGATGGCGCGAAAGCCCAACACGTGGAGCTGGTCGAACAGCAGCTCGACGTTGGCCTCGACGTCGTCGGCGACGAGGATCAGAGGAGCATCAGCCGATTCCGCGCCCGTCTCCACGTCGCGGGATCACGGCCGAATGGTGAGACCGGCGTTCATCGTCCATGCCGACTCGGAAATGCCGATGCCCGCGCTGCGCGTCATGCGGACCAACCCGAGATCGAAACTGGCGTGGCCCTGCGCCATGCTGAAGCCGAGCCCCCCGGCCAGCGACGCCTCGCGCACCTGGTGGCCATCGGCGGGAAACGGCAGGTCACGCCAGCGGCTGCCCACCCGCAAGGCCACCGGGAGTTCCCCGAGCCTGGGCCCGGTGAACTCCACGCCCACGGACGAATCCCACGAGTTCATGGCGGTGCCGCTGGCCGAGTCCATCGTACCAAGCCGCGACCAGCTATCGTATGCGGTGCGGAACGCCAGCACGGTGCCGGTGAAGCCGGTGTACACGAGGCCCAGCCCGAACTCGTCGGGCACGTTGGCCCTGGCGATGAGCGTGTCCCCCACGGTCTGCTCGAACGGCCCGCCTCGCCGGAACGACACCGCCAGCCCGCCGAGCGATGGCTCGACCAATTCGGCGCCGACCGACAGCGCGTTGCCGGTGAAGGTGTTGGTGATCGGCAGGACGCTGTTCCCGTACCGCACGGTGTCGGCGAAGCTCAGTCGCGTTGTCACGATGTCGCGGCCGTTGATCGCATGGGCGGCAACGCCGAGCCGCAGCCAGCTGACGGGCATGTACGCGGCGGTGAAGGCGATATCGTTCACCGAGCCGTCGCTCGTCGTCGTCGAATTGAAGTCCACGGTGTCGCCGTTCAGGATCTGCTGCTGCGGCGAGGTGGTCTGCCAGGACCGGTCGAGCAGAGTGGACGACGACACGCCGACGATGAACTTGTCGCTGAATGGCAGCGCGCCGATGAACACCGGGAACCGCTGGGTGCTCGAACTGGCAGTGTTGTTCCCATCGGTCACGCGGCGGAATTCGGGGGCCATCTGAACCGACACGGCGGCACTCCCGAATTCGAGCAGGGCCGCCGGGTTCACCGGAGAGGCCGGGTCGAACTCGGCGAGCGCGCCACCGGTCCCCATGGCCCGGGCACTGAACTGGCCCGGCGGGTAGCCCAGCCCCTGCACGCTGAGGCTGCCCTGCGCACGCACGGCGCACGGGGCAACGACGAGGACCAGCACGACGAGCGCCCCAGCCCATGGCGACATGCGGCTCTTCATGGCGTGATCCCGGTAATCTGATTCGGCGAATAGACGATGCGGATGCGCGGCCGGAGGCTCGGCGCACCGGAAGAGGGCGTGAACCAATACTGCGCGCCCGAGGCGCCTTCGAGCTGGGCGACCAACGCGACGGCTCGCGGATCGCTGGTGCCGAGCGCCGTGTGCCAGAGGCGCACGAGCTGGACCATCTCGAACTGCCGCTGTCCACTGTCGGCCGGCGCGAATCGTTCCAGTGTATCGAGGCCCAGCGTACCGACCGTCGAGAGCAGCCCGAGCGCGCGATACAGATCTGTCACGGCGGTCGTCGCCAGCACTGCCTGCGGCCAGACCGCCATCGTATCGTGGGCGTCGGGGGACAATGGGTTTGGCACCTGATTGAGCAGCAGGGTCGCCCGAACTACGGTGGTTGAATCGACGATTCCCGACGGCAGACTGAAGCGGATATACACCCGTTGGCCAGGCAAGCCGCCGACGCGCAGCAGCGGGGCCGAGACCGGCGGCGTCCCGTGCACTACGATGAGGTAGTCGGAGAGGTCGGTGAGCAGCGGGCTGCCTGCCGGCGTACGCGTCATCGGGAACACGGTGGAGAAGGTAACCCCGGTCGTGTCGCCCGCTGCCGCCGGCTTGAACATGATACCCGCGATCGAGGTCAGCGACGTCCCCACGCGGATCTCGGCGCGCGACGGCCCCGTGACCTGTACGCCCAGCCGCAACCGCTTGTTCGCCCTGATATACGCCAGGAGCGAATCGTTCGAGATGGGAATCTTCAGGCTATCGGGGCCCAGGGAGTCGGGGGCGTAGGTCTGGGAGCCGAGCAGCCGGTCGGGTGAGAACAAAGGCGCGAGGACGGCCACCGCCGTGTCGGTCGCGGTGCTGTCCTGATTGCCCGTGTCGACGTCGTACACGTTGACCGTGATCGGCGCGCCCGGCAGCGTGAGCGACGTGTCCCGGCGCAGCACCAGGAACGCACTGTCCACCGCCTGGATGGACGAATCAACGACGGCGGTGCCGCGCCGCCACGTGGTGGGCAGCGAGTCGAAGCGGAGGATCGCGCGCGTGTCGATCGTGTCGCCGCGCGTCGAAATCAGCATGTACCGCTCCTGCCCGATGGCCGGGAATCCGGTCACCGTGGTATCGACCACCACCGCGTCGATCACCGTATCGCGCATGGTGATGGCCTGACCCGGGCAGAGCGACGGGCAGGCCGCGTTCGATTCGAGATTATCACTGCACGCCCCGATCACGGCAATCGTAACCGCCGCGATGAGGAGCGAGACCCTTCGGCTACGGGGCAGGAACACTGACACCATCCACGTGTGGCTAGTGACGACTGTGATCGAGAGAATGCGGCGTGAAGGCGTGCGGTAGCAGTTCGGCCAGGGTCCAGCGCGCCTCGCGCCCACCCCGCGTGACGCTCAGCACGACGAGGTCAGGGCTGAATTCGACAAGTGCCTGGCGGCAGATGCCGCACGGCGGCGTGGGCTCGGCCGCTTCGGTGGCGATGGCCAACGCGAGGAACTGGCGATACCCCCGCACTACCGCGGAGCCGAGGGCGACGCGCTCGGCGCATACGCCCCCCGGGTACGACGCGTTCTCGACGTTGCATCCCGCGACAATGATCGCGTCGGGCGTGAGAAGCGCCGCGCCCACGCGGAACCCGGAGTAGGGGGCATACGCCGCTTCCATGGCCCGCGCCGCCTCGTCGCGCAACGCGCCGAGCGTGCGCGCCACCAGCGCGTCGGAATCGGGCGGGGCTACCGCACGGGGAGTCACGACGCCACCAACTCCGGCAGGAACGAAGTGCCGCGGCCGCGGAATGCCACCCCCAGCCACTCGGCCACCGTGGCCCCCAGATCCGAAAACG
Protein-coding sequences here:
- a CDS encoding ATP-binding protein; amino-acid sequence: METGAESADAPLILVADDVEANVELLFDQLHVLGFRAIAATDGPGALAAAFAHHPDLCILDVAMPAGDLGCDDRDTGFEVCRRIKRDPRTARVPVIFVTALNDTTDRVKGIEAGGDDFLTKPHNRLVLGARVRSLLRLKSAMDALEESSRKLRELEKLRDDLMKMIVHDLKSPLTAVLATLEMLLDEDFGSLLEPQRSALVEAEGKAEDLLSLIEDLLEIRRIEETTVALKLEPIAPAAILNEVVYEWATRLRQAGATATVDVTDDAPVIEADKALLRRVFGNLVQNAVTHSATAVAIQLTARREGDGILFTVADNGPGIPPEYQDIIFRKFEQVHSPNAPHLGGSGLGLAFCKLVVGAHGGRIWVRSGGAGQGSAFHFTLPVHPPAPALLPPGSGPAVP
- a CDS encoding cytidine deaminase, which gives rise to MTPRAVAPPDSDALVARTLGALRDEAARAMEAAYAPYSGFRVGAALLTPDAIIVAGCNVENASYPGGVCAERVALGSAVVRGYRQFLALAIATEAAEPTPPCGICRQALVEFSPDLVVLSVTRGGREARWTLAELLPHAFTPHSLDHSRH